The following proteins come from a genomic window of Trypanosoma brucei gambiense DAL972 chromosome 1, complete sequence:
- a CDS encoding T. brucei spp.-specific protein — protein sequence MHFIILMCSRLLFTHLPLRVSLHVSACVCVFFFIILFCFFLFSNAFFARTSQRIVCTRFRVAPPPPPLSLFPSLLPSLRFYFNSLFVFTPIFVYFPLPIFFSFFFFSLFYIVGPLPVATVTVGPSPPLSSSSHFFFLFILLCICTSKRASRIFFEHVPSLRVLSVCLYEFFFLSGLEV from the coding sequence atgcatttcattattttaaTGTGCTCCCGACTTCTTTTTACACACTTGCCTCTGCGTGTGTCTCTGCATGTCtctgcatgtgtgtgtgtgtttttttttattattttgttttgcttctttctaTTCTCGAATGCATTTTTCGCTCGTACTTCTCAGCGTATCGTCTGTACTCGTTTCAGagttgctcctcctcccccccctctctccctttttccctccctccttccttccttacGTTTTTACTTCaactccctttttgtttttacgccaatttttgtttattttcctcttcctatttttttttcgtttttcttcttttcccttttttatattgttgGGCCCCTTCCTGTTGCCACAGTGACTGTGGGACCCTcacctcctctttcttcgtcttcccatttttttttcttatttattttattatgtaTTTGTACATCAAAGAGAGCATCGCGAATCTTTTTTGAACATGTTCCTTCCTTGCGTGTGTTGTccgtgtgcctgtacgaatttttttttttatcaggTTTAGAAGTTTAA
- a CDS encoding ser/thr protein phosphatase, putative — protein sequence MGCSTSKGDPLRTNKGAGDGAGSLRNPAGGRWSQTDYPDVGNQRHLPQCHFCKRFIAEKEYNAHTVMCDEREMTCWNSWCRQMVKQGMLSKHLEECAKNQRALCYKCGTEVLASDLQVHRDTCQPKKCSACGELCITRILSWCPHNFGRIGATQGPFATEALSKKYLSGGGRPKGASSVHNSSPPHVNFNVARMQLLWRWIKTKSIIEETLFRVMSREMDLKKEGFAIFKALDKVNESHVLAPKRSRSILQSPVVAPAVSSHYFPTRSSDPITLDVVSRLMKDLSEHILPPYPAVWRVFTDAMCYLNTMPNVVLLSPPLGARVVNGRVNQGSKVVVVGDLHGQLADLLHILKECGMPNDSTYYIFNGDFVDRGPNGVEVLLIIFSLMLACPKFVTLNRGNHECDYMNEEYGFDVEVSTKYDRNVFRLIQRCFCAMPLATIIGRKVFVVHGGVPRRKGVRIEDISRIQRFRQIPMPDYSQPEEDEIFQDLLWSDPVEDLQGWRESHRGAGVEFGPDLTHEFLQSNGLELIIRSHCDCERGYEEFHDGKLVTVFSASNYNGPDTNYGSVAVFIGDNPEPSFSVHKVLEDDLEAHHHVDLGETQTGGLGMTLTSLSMLHLVRPAIRRRTKDEVLRVLRERVYQRRHRLMAYFNKLDRTRKGSVWKIEWVEAMRNVLNTDLPWFFLRGYLAAEDDDGRIWYSLFLVKFHNKLQSLWLNEWISSARDRLIQQQRANHRSQYVANSFNREQVGYNEFCSVMRAIDYTMSDGHLFQLFVHFDERGVGFIDGRKFVHMLSEASTSHPGADPLRWDLEAMEQLQSVVIQGRGQLQYLFKVSTKDCVLTKESFMWGLEQLGRGMRRQLTQQQKERIYEYLLERAPNGSVLFGQFLFMTTVFDNCTMSTSSAIDLADINLVAYCLRNCSFSSFVRD from the coding sequence ATGGGTTGCTCGACCTCCAAGGGGGATCCCTTGCGGACTAATAAGGGAGCGGGAGATGGAGCAGGTAGCCTTCGTAATCCAGCAGGAGGGAGATGGAGTCAAACGGATTATCCCGACGTTGGGAACCAACGCCATTTACCCCAGTGCCACTTTTGCAAGCGCTTCATCGCTGAAAAAGAATATAACGCTCACACAGTGATGTGCGATGAAAGGGAGATGACATGCTGGAACTCGTGGTGTCGCCAAATGGTGAAGCAGGGCATGTTGAGTAAACATCTGGAAGAATGTGCCAAGAATCAGAGAGCTCTATGCTACAAGTGTGGTACGGAGGTGCTCGCCAGCGATCTGCAGGTTCACAGGGACACATGCCAGCCAAAAAAGTGCTCGGCGTGTGGGGAGTTATGCATCACACGAATTTTGAGTTGGTGTCCACATAACTTTGGACGCATTGGCGCCACGCAGGGGCCATTTGCAACGGAGGCTCTGTCAAAGAAGTACCTCTCCGGAGGCGGTCGGCCGAAAGGCGCCTCTTCAGTTCATAACAGTAGTCCCCCACACGTTAACTTCAATGTAGCGCGGATGCAGTTGCTATGGCGCTGGATAAAGACGAAATCTATTATAGAAGAGACGCTGTTCCGTGTCATGTCTAGAGAAATGGATCTGAAGAAAGAGGGTTTCGCCATCTTCAAGGCATTAGATAAGGTGAACGAATCCCACGTGCTAGCACCCAAGCGGTCGCGGTCAATTCTCCAGTCCCCCGTTGTCGCTCCCGCCGTCTCCTCTCATTACTTCCCCACACGCTCTAGTGACCCCATCACACTCGATGTGGTGAGCCGTCTTATGAAGGACCTCAGTGAGCATATTCTCCCACCGTATCCCGCCGTCTGGCGTGTCTTCACTGACGCTATGTGTTATCTGAATACGATGCCTAACGTCGTATTGCTCAGTCCACCCCTTGGTGCACGGGTGGTGAATGGACGCGTTAATCAAGGTTCTAAGGTGGTTGTCGTGGGGGACCTGCATGGGCAGCTGGCGGACCTCTTGCATATTCTCAAGGAGTGCGGCATGCCAAACGACTCGACGTATTACATCTTCAACGGAGACTTCGTGGATCGGGGTCCGAATGGTGTAGAGGTTCTGCTTATAATCTTTTCTCTGATGCTCGCTTGCCCGAAGTTTGTCACTTTGAACCGGGGCAATCATGAGTGCGACTACATGAATGAAGAATACGGTTTTGATGTAGAAGTGAGTACAAAGTATGATCGCAACGTCTTCCGGCTCATTCAGCGCTGCTTCTGCGCCATGCCGCTCGCGACGATCATTGGCAGGAAAGTGTTTGTCGTGCACGGCGGCGTCCCACGGCGCAAGGGGGTTCGTATCGAGGACATCTCCCGCATCCAGCGCTTTCGACAGATTCCCATGCCAGACTACTCGCAGCCTGAAGAGGATGAGATCTTTCAGGATCTGCTGTGGTCGGACCCCGTTGAGGATTTGCAGGGCTGGCGTGAGTCCCACCGTGGCGCTGGTGTAGAGTTCGGACCCGATCTGACGCATGAGTTCCTCCAAAGCAATGGGTTGGAGCTCATTATTCGCTCACACTGCGACTGTGAACGCGGGTACGAGGAGTTCCATGATGGCAAGCTCGTAACGGTTTTCTCAGCGAGCAATTACAACGGTCCCGACACCAACTATGGAAGTGTGGCCGTTTTTATTGGTGACAACCCCGAGCCATCCTTCTCTGTGCACAAGGTGCTGGAAGATGACCTTGAAGCGCACCACCATGTAGACCTTGGCGAGACCCAAACCGGCGGATTGGGTATGACCTTAACCTCACTTTCTATGCTGCACTTAGTGCGGCCTGCTATCCGCCGTAGAACAAAGGATGAGGTGCTTCGGGTGCTGCGCGAACGTGTGTATCAGCGCCGGCATCGTCTCATGGCGTACTTCAACAAGCTTGATCGCACACGGAAGGGGTCTGTGTGGAAGATTGAATGGGTGGAGGCCATGCGCAACGTCCTCAACACCGACCTCCCGTGGTTCTTTTTGCGTGGCTACCTCGCAGCAGAGGATGACGACGGTCGTATTTGgtattccctcttcctcgtgAAGTTTCACAACAAACTGCAGTCGctttggctcaacgagtggATTAGCAGCGCGCGCGATCGCCTCATTCAGCAACAGAGGGCTAACCACCGATCACAATATGTTGCAAATTCTTTTAACAGGGAGCAAGTGGGCTATAACGAATTCTGTTCCGTCATGCGTGCTATCGATTACACCATGAGCGATGGGCACCTCTTTCAACTCTTCGTACACTTTGACGAGCGTGGCGTTGGCTTCATCGATGGTCGCAAGTTTGTGCATATGCTCTCTGAGGCAAGCACTTCACACCCCGGCGCGGACCCACTCCGTTGGGATCTGGAGGCGATGGAGCAACTGCAGTCTGTAGTTATACAAGGCCGTGGCCAGCTGCAGTACCTCTTTAAGGTAAGTACAAAGGATTGCGTGCTCACGAAGGAGTCATTCATGTGGGGACTGGAGCAGCTTGGCCGTGGAATGCGGAGGCAACTcacgcagcagcagaaggaaaggatatATGAGTACTTGCTTGAGCGCGCGCCTAATGGTTCTGTGTTGTTCGGGCAGTTCCTCTTCATGACTACTGTTTTTGATAACTGCACCATGTCGACTTCTTCGGCTATTGATTTGGCAGACATTAATCTGGTAGCGTACTGCTTAAGAAACTGtagcttttcctcctttgtgAGAGATTGA